One window of the Rufibacter radiotolerans genome contains the following:
- a CDS encoding erythromycin esterase family protein, with translation MTYLKLPYHRLENKADLDILLEDIGDARIVMLGEASHGTSEYYGWRTAISKRLIEEKGFTFIAVEGDWPDCYQVNKFIRGSCKAGTKVSDVLKNFNRWPTWMWGNWEIAALVEWLKEHNDRPNTTNQIGFYGLDVYSLWDSLNRIMKYLEQKDGKAMKAAKEAFKCFEPYSSDPQEYARAVAYVSEDCEDEVISMLQELGKREQTEPLNSEAVFDAEQNALVAVNAERYYKAMIRGGGSSWNVRDEHMMETLNRLLEFHGPDAKAIIWEHNTHVGDARFTDMARAGMVNIGQLAREKYGRENVYLTGFGSYEGSVIAGEAWGAPMKKMEVPPARAGSWEEWLHSLGATDKLLLSRELRDIDEMRQLIAHRAIGVVYDPNREAYGNYVPTIIPERYDAFLYLDETEALRPFIVKTKEKEPPEMYPANE, from the coding sequence ATGACGTATTTAAAGCTGCCGTACCACCGGCTTGAAAATAAAGCTGATTTAGATATTCTGCTGGAAGACATTGGAGACGCCCGTATTGTCATGCTGGGTGAGGCCTCTCACGGAACCTCAGAATATTACGGCTGGCGCACGGCTATTTCCAAGCGCCTGATAGAGGAGAAAGGCTTCACGTTCATTGCCGTGGAAGGAGACTGGCCCGATTGTTACCAGGTAAATAAATTTATAAGGGGATCCTGCAAGGCCGGTACCAAGGTATCTGACGTGCTGAAGAACTTTAACCGCTGGCCCACCTGGATGTGGGGCAACTGGGAAATTGCAGCCTTGGTGGAGTGGCTCAAAGAACACAATGACCGCCCCAATACTACCAACCAGATTGGGTTCTACGGCTTGGATGTCTACAGCCTCTGGGACTCGCTCAACCGGATCATGAAATACCTAGAGCAGAAGGACGGCAAGGCCATGAAAGCGGCCAAGGAAGCCTTCAAATGCTTTGAGCCTTATAGTTCAGACCCCCAGGAATACGCCCGCGCAGTGGCCTATGTCTCAGAAGACTGCGAAGACGAGGTGATTTCCATGCTGCAGGAACTGGGCAAGCGGGAGCAGACGGAGCCCCTAAACTCAGAAGCCGTTTTTGACGCCGAGCAGAACGCCCTGGTGGCCGTGAACGCAGAGCGGTACTACAAAGCCATGATACGCGGCGGCGGAAGTTCCTGGAACGTGCGCGATGAACACATGATGGAGACCCTGAACCGCCTGCTGGAATTCCATGGCCCAGACGCGAAGGCCATTATCTGGGAACACAACACCCACGTAGGTGATGCCCGCTTCACCGACATGGCCCGCGCTGGCATGGTGAACATAGGCCAGCTGGCCCGGGAAAAATACGGAAGGGAGAATGTCTACCTCACGGGCTTCGGGTCTTATGAAGGCTCTGTGATTGCCGGCGAGGCGTGGGGCGCCCCCATGAAAAAGATGGAAGTGCCGCCGGCCCGGGCAGGCTCCTGGGAAGAATGGCTCCACAGCCTGGGCGCCACCGATAAACTCCTCCTTTCCCGCGAGCTCCGTGACATTGATGAAATGCGCCAACTCATTGCCCACCGGGCCATCGGCGTGGTCTATGACCCCAACCGCGAAGCCTACGGCAACTACGTGCCCACCATCATCCCCGAGCGGTATGACGCCTTCCTGTACCTGGATGAGACAG
- a CDS encoding DUF4197 domain-containing protein, with protein MKKLLSSYFVLAGLFMLALSGCTASQIQQTMDGVMQTTGQNVPLTQSEVSMGLKQALSQGINKGATQAAQTDGFYKNSLIRIPFPPDVKKVENTLRSVGLGSEVDKFILSLNRGAEDAAKSAAPIFLNAIKQLTFSDVWNILRGEKDAATQYLKRTTTSQLTSAFSPIMKQSLDRVNATRYYSELVNRYNKIPVVQKVNPDLESYATQKAIDGLFTLVAQEEANIRENPIARTTELLKRVFGSR; from the coding sequence ATGAAGAAACTACTCTCTTCTTACTTTGTTTTAGCTGGACTCTTTATGCTGGCACTGTCCGGTTGCACCGCCAGCCAGATTCAGCAGACCATGGACGGTGTCATGCAGACCACCGGCCAGAATGTGCCCCTTACCCAGTCTGAGGTTTCCATGGGCTTAAAACAAGCTTTGTCACAGGGTATTAACAAAGGCGCTACCCAAGCCGCCCAGACCGATGGCTTCTACAAAAACAGCCTCATCAGAATCCCTTTTCCGCCAGACGTAAAAAAGGTGGAGAACACGCTTCGGTCGGTAGGGCTGGGGTCTGAGGTAGATAAGTTTATCCTGAGCCTGAACCGCGGGGCCGAGGATGCTGCCAAAAGTGCCGCCCCTATCTTTTTGAATGCCATTAAGCAGCTCACCTTTAGTGATGTCTGGAACATTCTGCGCGGGGAGAAAGACGCTGCCACCCAATACCTGAAGCGGACCACTACCTCGCAGTTGACCTCAGCGTTCAGCCCGATCATGAAGCAGAGCCTTGACCGCGTGAACGCCACCCGGTATTACTCAGAACTGGTGAACCGCTACAACAAAATACCCGTGGTGCAGAAAGTGAACCCAGACCTGGAGTCCTATGCCACCCAAAAGGCCATTGACGGTTTGTTTACCTTGGTGGCCCAGGAAGAAGCCAATATCAGGGAGAATCCCATTGCCCGCACCACTGAACTTTTGAAACGCGTGTTCGGGTCCAGGTAA
- a CDS encoding competence/damage-inducible protein A: MEKEISAEIITIGDELLYGQVIDTNSAWLGQELGLIGVRVRQITSISDNPQAIKDALTNALSRAQVILMTGGLGPTKDDLTKHTLASYFNTELQLHQPSLDDVEAIFRKYNRPMLEVNRQQAFLPASCTPIRNPLGTAPGMLFEEKGALVVSMPGVPFEMKRMVTDTVLPLLQQHFWLPKIIHKVIQTIGVGESFLAEAIAEWEDNLPENLKLAYLPYLAGVRLRLTGLSDGVHDLEAQLREQVDKVTTLIPDAIFAYGEVSLEEAIGQLLKARNLTLATAESCTGGLVAHKITSVPGSSAYFTGSVVAYSNAVKTNQLGVSEELLAQHGAVSEETVKAMAQGVRQLLHTDIGLATSGIAGPDGGTPEKPVGTIWIAYADAHQTVARKISYNKTRLLNIEYTALQVLNLVRQSLPAQVAG, from the coding sequence ATGGAAAAAGAAATATCGGCAGAAATCATTACCATAGGCGATGAGCTTCTGTACGGCCAGGTTATTGACACTAACTCGGCGTGGCTGGGCCAGGAACTGGGCCTGATTGGGGTAAGGGTACGGCAGATCACCAGCATCTCAGATAACCCGCAGGCCATCAAAGACGCCCTCACCAACGCCCTCTCCCGCGCCCAGGTCATTCTGATGACCGGCGGACTGGGTCCTACCAAAGATGACCTGACCAAGCACACGCTGGCCTCCTACTTTAACACAGAGCTGCAGTTGCACCAACCGTCCTTAGACGATGTGGAAGCCATTTTCAGGAAATACAACCGGCCCATGCTGGAGGTGAACCGCCAGCAGGCGTTTCTGCCAGCTTCCTGCACCCCCATCCGGAACCCGTTGGGCACCGCCCCCGGCATGCTGTTTGAGGAAAAAGGCGCTTTGGTGGTTTCCATGCCCGGGGTGCCCTTTGAGATGAAGCGCATGGTCACCGACACTGTTTTGCCCCTCCTCCAGCAGCACTTCTGGCTGCCTAAGATCATCCATAAGGTCATCCAGACCATTGGCGTGGGCGAGTCTTTCCTGGCAGAGGCCATTGCCGAATGGGAAGACAACCTCCCCGAAAACCTGAAACTGGCCTACCTGCCTTACCTGGCCGGCGTGCGCCTGCGCCTGACCGGCCTCTCAGATGGCGTCCATGACCTGGAAGCTCAGTTGCGGGAGCAGGTAGACAAAGTAACAACCCTTATCCCAGACGCTATTTTTGCCTACGGTGAGGTCTCATTGGAAGAAGCCATTGGTCAGCTGTTGAAAGCCAGGAACCTGACCCTGGCCACGGCTGAAAGCTGCACCGGCGGCTTGGTGGCCCACAAGATCACCAGCGTACCCGGCAGCTCGGCGTATTTTACGGGCAGCGTGGTGGCCTACAGCAATGCCGTGAAGACAAACCAGTTGGGCGTTTCTGAGGAGCTACTGGCCCAACATGGCGCCGTGAGCGAGGAAACCGTGAAGGCCATGGCCCAGGGCGTGCGGCAGTTGCTGCACACAGACATTGGCCTAGCCACCAGCGGCATTGCCGGCCCAGACGGCGGCACGCCAGAGAAGCCCGTGGGCACCATCTGGATAGCCTACGCAGATGCCCACCAAACCGTGGCACGCAAAATAAGCTACAATAAAACCCGCCTGCTCAATATAGAGTACACGGCCTTGCAGGTATTGAACCTGGTGCGGCAAAGTTTACCTGCCCAGGTGGCGGGATAA
- a CDS encoding dihydrolipoamide acetyltransferase family protein, whose translation MALVEMVMPKMGESIMEGTVLKWLKQVGDTIEQDESVLEVATDKVDTEVPAIQAGILKEILVQEGQVVAVGAPIAIISTGGEDQPSAAPAAEQAAPAAQPTTQPAAHPAEAPQATAQTSQRLEQPASGRFYSPLVMNIAREEGITMQELEFVPGTGNEGRVTKKDILEYVVNRQSGAAPAAAQPAAAQPQAPASQAAPQQAAPAPSVPAPAQSYSGDAEIIEMDRMRKMIAQRMVDSKRISPHVTSFVEADVTNIVNWRNKNKDAYKKREGENLTFTPIFIEAIVKAIKDFPMINVSVDGDRIIKKRNINIGVAVALPSGNLIVPVIHNADQMNLNGISKKLNDLANRARINKLTAADLADPTYTVSNVGSFGNVMGTPIIMQPQVAIMAVGAIKKKPAVIETPEGDLIGIRQFMFLSHSYDHRVVDGSLGGNFVRRVADYLEGFDPNTAI comes from the coding sequence ATGGCCCTTGTAGAAATGGTGATGCCCAAAATGGGCGAGAGTATAATGGAAGGTACCGTGCTTAAATGGTTGAAGCAAGTAGGCGACACCATTGAGCAGGACGAATCTGTATTGGAAGTGGCCACCGACAAAGTGGATACCGAAGTACCCGCCATTCAAGCCGGAATATTGAAAGAGATTCTGGTGCAGGAAGGACAGGTGGTAGCCGTGGGTGCCCCCATCGCCATCATCAGCACCGGTGGTGAGGACCAGCCTTCTGCCGCCCCAGCCGCTGAACAGGCTGCTCCTGCTGCCCAGCCGACTACCCAACCCGCCGCTCACCCCGCCGAGGCGCCCCAGGCCACGGCCCAGACCTCACAACGTCTGGAGCAACCGGCCTCGGGCCGTTTCTACTCCCCGCTGGTGATGAACATTGCCCGTGAGGAAGGCATTACCATGCAGGAACTTGAATTTGTACCAGGCACCGGCAATGAGGGACGCGTGACCAAGAAAGACATTCTGGAATACGTGGTCAACCGCCAAAGCGGAGCTGCTCCCGCTGCTGCCCAACCAGCCGCAGCTCAGCCACAAGCCCCAGCTTCTCAGGCCGCGCCTCAACAAGCCGCCCCTGCTCCTTCTGTTCCGGCCCCGGCCCAATCATACAGCGGCGACGCAGAGATCATTGAGATGGACCGCATGCGCAAAATGATTGCCCAGCGCATGGTAGACAGCAAGCGTATCTCTCCGCACGTAACCTCATTTGTGGAGGCCGATGTGACCAACATTGTGAACTGGCGGAACAAAAATAAAGACGCCTACAAGAAGCGCGAAGGCGAGAACCTGACCTTCACCCCTATCTTCATTGAAGCCATCGTGAAAGCCATCAAGGACTTCCCGATGATCAATGTGAGCGTAGACGGCGACCGCATCATCAAGAAACGCAACATCAACATTGGCGTAGCCGTGGCCCTGCCCAGCGGTAACCTGATTGTGCCCGTGATCCATAACGCCGACCAGATGAACCTGAACGGTATTTCTAAGAAGCTGAATGACCTGGCCAACCGCGCCCGCATCAATAAACTAACCGCCGCAGACCTGGCCGACCCTACCTACACCGTTTCAAACGTGGGTTCATTTGGCAACGTGATGGGCACGCCTATCATCATGCAGCCGCAGGTAGCCATCATGGCCGTGGGTGCCATTAAGAAGAAGCCAGCGGTCATTGAAACGCCAGAAGGAGACCTGATAGGCATCCGGCAGTTCATGTTCCTATCGCACTCCTATGACCACCGCGTGGTAGATGGTTCTCTGGGCGGGAACTTTGTGCGCCGCGTAGCCGATTACCTGGAAGGCTTTGACCCCAACACCGCTATTTAA
- a CDS encoding valine--tRNA ligase, whose product MSIPKTYNPKEVEDKWYATWLERGFFKSKPNPKKEPYTVVIPPPNVTGVLHMGHMLNNTIQDVLVRRARMQGKEACWVPGTDHASIATEARVVAMLKEKGINKSDLTREEFLQYAFEWKEKYGGIILEQLKKLGASCDWDRTRFTMEPDLTAAVIEVFVDLYRKGQIYRGVRMVNWDPQGLTALSDEEVNFKQVNGKLYYLRYGIEGSDEVLTVATKRPETIMGDVAICVHPEDERYKHLAGKKAIIPLVNRAIPIIFDEYVDREFGTGVLKVTPAHDINDYELGQKHNLPSIDVLNDNGTIHERAGLYVGEDRFVVRKKITKELEAKGLLEKVEDSVSNVGFSERTDAVIEPKLSMQWWCKMDQMAKPALENVMNDTIKLHPPKFKNMYRSWMENVHDWCISRQLWWGQQIPAYYLPDGTFVVARTAEEALEEARVKTNNPKLQLSDLRQDEDVLDTWFSSWLWPISVFDGFKDPDNEDILYYYPTNDLVTAPEILFFWVARMIMAGYEFRKELPFRNVYLTGIVRDGQGRKMSKSLGNSPDPLVLIEQYGADGVRAGMLFSSPAGNDLLFDEKLCEQGRNFSNKIWNAFRLINGWEVNQTLPNPNEKAIKWFDSKFNEALNVLEDHFEKFRISDALLTVYKLVWDDFCSYYLEMIKPAFGSPIDPETLQTTYGYLEKLMKVLHPFMPFITEEIWNSMKERAPKDCLVVASWPEKGRIDTDLLKQTEYVLNVVGQIRNVRNSKNLSPAKKLALHVRMVDGKNAIAGYETLVSKLANLSEIQETDQQLDNALSFVVDSSEFFIPMEGTIDAAAERERILKELDYTKGFLASVEKKLSNERFVAGAPDAVLSAERKKQSDAEAKIAALEQSLSALSKE is encoded by the coding sequence ATGTCTATTCCTAAAACATATAACCCCAAAGAAGTAGAAGACAAGTGGTACGCCACCTGGCTGGAACGCGGCTTCTTCAAGTCAAAACCCAATCCTAAGAAAGAGCCTTACACCGTGGTGATTCCGCCGCCCAACGTAACGGGGGTGCTGCACATGGGCCACATGCTCAACAACACCATTCAGGACGTGCTGGTGCGCCGTGCCCGTATGCAAGGCAAGGAAGCCTGCTGGGTACCGGGTACCGACCACGCCTCTATCGCCACCGAGGCGAGGGTAGTGGCCATGCTCAAGGAGAAGGGCATCAACAAAAGCGACCTCACCCGCGAGGAGTTCCTGCAATACGCCTTTGAGTGGAAGGAGAAGTACGGCGGCATTATTCTGGAGCAGCTCAAGAAACTGGGTGCCTCCTGTGATTGGGACCGCACCCGCTTCACCATGGAGCCGGATTTGACGGCCGCCGTGATTGAGGTGTTCGTAGACCTGTACCGCAAAGGCCAGATCTACCGCGGCGTGCGCATGGTCAACTGGGACCCACAAGGGTTGACTGCCCTGTCTGACGAGGAAGTGAATTTCAAGCAGGTGAACGGCAAGCTGTATTACCTGCGCTATGGCATTGAAGGCTCTGACGAAGTGCTCACCGTGGCCACCAAGCGCCCTGAGACCATCATGGGCGACGTGGCTATCTGTGTGCACCCCGAGGACGAACGCTACAAGCATTTAGCTGGTAAGAAAGCTATTATTCCGCTGGTGAACCGCGCCATCCCTATCATCTTTGATGAGTACGTGGACCGTGAGTTTGGGACCGGGGTATTAAAGGTGACTCCTGCGCATGACATCAATGACTATGAACTGGGCCAGAAGCACAACCTGCCCAGCATTGACGTGCTAAATGACAACGGTACCATTCATGAGCGCGCCGGCCTGTACGTGGGCGAGGACCGCTTTGTGGTACGCAAGAAAATCACCAAGGAACTGGAGGCCAAAGGTCTGCTGGAGAAGGTGGAGGACTCGGTTTCTAACGTTGGTTTCTCTGAGCGCACCGATGCCGTGATTGAGCCTAAGCTGTCAATGCAGTGGTGGTGCAAGATGGACCAGATGGCCAAGCCCGCGCTGGAGAACGTCATGAATGACACCATCAAGCTGCACCCGCCCAAGTTCAAGAACATGTACCGTTCCTGGATGGAGAACGTGCATGACTGGTGTATTTCGCGCCAATTGTGGTGGGGGCAGCAGATTCCGGCATATTACCTGCCGGACGGCACCTTTGTAGTGGCGCGCACCGCAGAGGAAGCCCTGGAGGAAGCCCGCGTCAAGACCAATAACCCCAAACTGCAGCTGTCTGACCTCCGTCAGGACGAAGACGTATTGGATACCTGGTTCTCTTCGTGGCTATGGCCTATCTCCGTTTTTGACGGTTTCAAGGACCCGGACAACGAGGATATCCTGTATTACTACCCTACCAATGACCTGGTCACCGCCCCTGAGATCCTGTTCTTCTGGGTTGCCCGTATGATCATGGCCGGCTACGAGTTCCGCAAGGAGCTTCCGTTCCGTAACGTGTACCTGACCGGTATCGTGCGCGATGGGCAGGGCCGCAAGATGTCCAAGTCATTGGGCAACTCCCCAGACCCGCTGGTACTCATAGAGCAGTACGGCGCCGACGGTGTGCGCGCGGGCATGCTCTTCAGCTCGCCGGCCGGCAATGACCTGCTGTTTGACGAGAAGCTCTGCGAGCAGGGCCGTAACTTCAGCAACAAGATATGGAACGCCTTCCGCCTTATCAATGGCTGGGAAGTAAACCAAACGCTGCCTAACCCCAACGAGAAAGCCATTAAGTGGTTTGACTCCAAATTCAACGAGGCCCTCAATGTGCTGGAAGACCATTTTGAGAAGTTCCGGATCTCAGATGCCCTGCTCACGGTCTACAAACTGGTGTGGGACGATTTCTGCTCCTATTACCTGGAGATGATCAAACCGGCGTTCGGTTCACCTATTGACCCTGAAACCCTGCAGACCACCTACGGTTACCTGGAAAAACTCATGAAGGTGCTGCACCCGTTCATGCCGTTCATTACCGAGGAGATCTGGAACAGCATGAAAGAGCGGGCTCCTAAAGATTGCCTGGTGGTAGCGTCCTGGCCAGAGAAAGGCCGCATTGACACCGACCTGCTCAAGCAAACCGAGTATGTGCTCAACGTGGTGGGCCAGATTAGGAATGTGCGCAACAGCAAGAACCTTTCGCCGGCCAAGAAGCTGGCCCTGCACGTGCGGATGGTAGACGGCAAAAACGCTATTGCGGGATATGAAACTTTGGTAAGCAAACTGGCCAACCTGAGTGAAATCCAGGAAACCGACCAGCAACTGGACAACGCCCTTTCTTTTGTGGTAGACAGCTCTGAGTTCTTCATCCCAATGGAGGGCACGATTGACGCCGCCGCCGAGCGCGAACGTATTCTCAAGGAACTGGACTACACCAAAGGCTTCCTGGCCTCAGTAGAGAAAAAGCTGAGCAACGAACGCTTCGTGGCCGGCGCCCCAGACGCCGTCCTCAGCGCAGAACGCAAAAAACAGTCAGACGCCGAAGCCAAAATCGCGGCCTTGGAGCAAAGTCTTTCCGCCCTGTCGAAGGAGTAG